From Lysobacter silvisoli, the proteins below share one genomic window:
- a CDS encoding phasin family protein — protein MATVKRKSRPAKETTLRHLWLAGLGLVAIARREGFNAAGRAVERADRLQRRATRFVAQARQRTRAQLDGVRGQVEPQVLKFSAQVERRLAPVLDKLGLSPKPQRAARKGKGKTQARKAAKPAAPARRGVRKPAARRGARKA, from the coding sequence ATGGCAACCGTCAAACGCAAATCCCGTCCGGCCAAGGAAACCACGCTGCGCCACCTGTGGCTAGCCGGCCTGGGCCTGGTCGCGATCGCCCGTCGCGAAGGTTTCAACGCCGCCGGTCGCGCGGTCGAACGCGCCGACCGCCTGCAGCGTCGCGCCACCCGTTTCGTCGCGCAGGCGCGCCAGAGAACGCGCGCGCAGCTGGACGGCGTGCGCGGTCAGGTCGAGCCGCAGGTGCTGAAGTTCAGCGCCCAGGTCGAGCGCCGCCTGGCGCCGGTGCTGGACAAGCTGGGCCTGTCGCCGAAGCCGCAGCGCGCCGCTCGCAAGGGCAAGGGCAAGACCCAGGCGCGCAAGGCCGCCAAGCCGGCGGCGCCGGCGCGCCGCGGCGTGCGCAAGCCGGCCGCCCGGCGCGGTGCGCGCAAGGCCTGA
- the arsC gene encoding arsenate reductase (glutaredoxin) (This arsenate reductase requires both glutathione and glutaredoxin to convert arsenate to arsenite, after which the efflux transporter formed by ArsA and ArsB can extrude the arsenite from the cell, providing resistance.), which produces MAVARLYHNPGCSKSRGALELLRERGLEPELVSYLDTPPDAAELRALLRLLDLPARALLRSGEPEYAQLGLDDPALDEAALIAAMAAHPRLIERPIFIHGDRAVVGRPPERVLELL; this is translated from the coding sequence GTGGCCGTCGCCCGCCTGTACCACAACCCCGGCTGCTCCAAGTCGCGCGGGGCGCTGGAACTGCTGCGCGAACGCGGCCTGGAGCCGGAGCTGGTGAGCTACCTGGACACCCCGCCCGACGCGGCCGAACTGCGCGCGCTGCTGCGCCTGCTGGACCTGCCCGCACGCGCCCTGCTGCGCAGCGGCGAGCCCGAGTACGCGCAGCTCGGCCTGGACGATCCCGCCCTGGACGAAGCCGCGCTGATCGCCGCGATGGCCGCGCACCCACGCCTGATCGAACGCCCGATCTTCATCCACGGCGACCGCGCCGTGGTCGGCCGCCCGCCGGAGCGCGTGCTGGAGTTGTTGTAG